The Lolium rigidum isolate FL_2022 chromosome 2, APGP_CSIRO_Lrig_0.1, whole genome shotgun sequence genomic interval ATGATGTAAGACGATATTGACAATACGATTGTGTCTTCACTTTCAAAACATGACTATGTTACACATAATCTCAGCAGCTACTACTCTAACCGGTCCTTGAATCCAGATAACTCCTCAGCATCATACTTGGACCGAAACAATCTGAAAAGCAAAACAGTTCTGAAAACGGTTAGTACCTCGGATTACAGAAACAGTTTAGCAGTTCAGTAAGCCAGGAAATAAGGAAGCATTTCTTAAACATTCCACCCCCTTAGTAAGGAACAAGCCTGCAAATACAAAAAATGCAGCTTCAATTAAAACGCAACAAGTAACACCAAGTAATTAAATGTGTGCTCTAATTCAAATACCGCCCCAGTTGAAAGCTTCACATGCACTGATGCATGTGGATGTCGGTACATGGACATGCACATCCTGCCTGCCAATGTGTTTGCGTATCAGATTCTTGCTTTTGTAGAGATCAAAAGAACAGAACATACAAAGGTTTTATGAAGGTATGCGATATCATGAGAAAATTTGTTGTTCCTATGTAAGTAAAACATCACTCCAACAGGTTAATAATTGCTCTAAGGCCAACTGCCATAGCCTGGATCTAGATGTAAATTTATTCAGGAACAACACAAATTTATGAGAACTCAAAATCAGTGGTAAACTAAAAGAGATGGCACATAGGAGGAATTGAGCACCCAAAACTAGTAAACATGAAATAGGTGATCCAACATTCCAACTTGTTACATATTTATAGCAGAACTTTCACTGTGTACATATTGCATTAAATAAAAAGGAAAACTCACCTTGATCAGATGAACATGGCTAGCTCTGGACGGCTAAAGATATGGTCTCCATCACCACCCACTCCAGGATAAGAAGCAACAAGTGCATCTTGTGCACCAATATATAGCGAGTTGTAGATCTTCCAATATACTTCGCGCACTTTCCTTGCTGGATGGAAAAGGCCTTGGAGGCAATAATTCAGAACCACAGCTGCACCTAGAGCAACTCTCATTCCCTCAATGGCCTCCATGACAGCATTTATGACATGAGGAGATGTCTCGAATATATTGGGCCAGACATAGTTAAGCAAATGGACAAGAGCATCCTCACATCCCAAGCCAGCAACTCCTAGAGCCATATGTTTAACAGCAGATGCAGCAGTTTGCCGGTGAACTAGATCCCTGTCCATCAAAGCATCTTCAAGCAAGGGAGTGACAGCATATATGTAATCTTTGCCCATCTCACCAATATACTCAAAGAGGAACGAGAGAGATTTCAAAACACCATTCTGGACATTGAGCTCTGGAACCCTGTACTCGTTCATGAGGGCAGGCAAAACTGTGAAAGGCGAGCAAGTTTCAGCAACAATAGCAATTGCTACAGTAGTGCAAACACGGTTCTGTCGCTCCTGCACTTTCAAGTTATTCAACAGAGTGGCCAGCACGTCCTGTGGCCCAATTGCCTTCGCAATATAACCAAATGTGTTCACAGTAGCTCTTCTGATGCCCTTCTTATGAGCCTTCAACATCTCCAGCAGCTCAAAACAAATCCTCATCCACTCCCTAGCTGGCACAAATTCTGCTCCACGATCAGCAATCCTGCCAACTAGATCAATGCAGTTCTCTTGGACCTTCTCGTGCCTATTCTTCAAGATGGGGGTCAGCCGAGGAAGAAGATCCTTGATAGGCGGTGTCATCTTTGTCATACCAATAACATTCACGATAGCCTTCAAAGCTCCGAGAATTGAACCCAGCACCTCAGGATACTCCTCTCCCAAGTACTCATACAGCACAACACCCAGGTGACCCATAAGCTGCTCCTCCTGGCACTGCTTCATCACAATAGCTATCCTTGAGATCAAATCAGCAGCTTGCTGCCTAACTTTGGCACTCTTGTTGTTTAGCCGCCACTTGATGGTACCACATATCTGAGGAAGGTAATGCTTAACTCTCAGGCCGAGTGCATTCACAACAGCTCCAAAACCATTAAGCATGACATTTGCATCATCACTTGTTTGCTCTTGGAAAGCATACAGGATGCCATCAATAAGCAGCTCCTCTAGACGAGGATCAATATCCGAGGCACCCAAATTAGCCACCACCTTCTCAATTGTTTCCATCACCATTCTCCTGTAAGGCTCACTTTCATCTTTCAGACCCTCCACAATATGACCAACGATACCAGAAACTCCCACCTTGTTTGCCATCTCAACGGTTGTTTCCACAAGTTGTTTATAGTTCCTACGGTCTAGAGACATCCTCCTAACCCACAAGTGTTCGAAAAACTTCGGAAGGATGTCAATCCGGATATAATCAGCCTCTACACCCTCTGTACCGACACACTGTTGAACAACCTTCAGGACAATCGTCTTCATCTCTTGATCTGGTGACTGGAATTCCCTAATCAGGACTGCCATCACCCCCTTTGTGTAGAAACTGGCATACACAGCATCCATAAGAGGGATGATGAAACCAATAGCCTTCAAGAAGGCAGCAAGGACCTTTCCCTGGTGAGATTTGATACCCTTCCAGAGAGGCTTCAACACACTATCGAAACTTTCTATACCATAGGGTGCAGCAGCTTCACCAAGGGCAGCAAGCGAGAGGGCAGTGATCGTCCGTACTTTCTGGTTCTCATCAGTTAGACCATGCTCAGTTATCTCAACTAGGTTCTTAAGGTGAGGCAAAACAGCACAGCCCATGAGAATAGCAATCTGCTGAACAATCTTGATACCGGTGTGCCGAGCTTGCCATGACTTCTTGCTCTGACAGACAGCCTTTAAAAATGGAAGCAGGGCAGGGATACCCAAAGCAGAAGCCACCACACTGAATGCCCTAGCAGTTGTATTCCTCACATACTCGTCAACGTTATCAATATCTGGTCTCATGGCAGCAATCATCGTAGCAAGGCCTGCCGCTTTGCTAAGGTTTGAGATAATCTCCCTGCCCTCAACACGAGCATAGTAATCCGTATCAATCAGAAGTGGTTCGATAACGACCAGAATCTTGTGCACAAACGGACGGACCAGCTCATCCAGTTTATACAGCACCCTATCAATGACCTTCACCAGGAGATGCCGCTCCTGGTCCTCGAGCGTAGGCTGCATGAGCAATGGCAGGATCTTGTTGAACAGAGGACCAGCGCCAAATTCCCGTGCTTTGTCCGTCAGCTGCCGAAGTGCTGCCTTTCGCTGCGGGGGCGTGCCATTCTTAACCTTGAACAAGAGTTTCATGATCTTCCTCTCCTTCTGCTCCTCCGGCGTGAGttgctcctcgccgtcctcattCAGCAGCGGCGCAAAGTACTGGTAATCTTCCGGCTTCATGTCTGGCAACCCACCACTCATTTCCCTGGGCACATCGTACTGCTGCCCACGATTCTCCTCCGGAATGTTGTAAAACGGTGTGGTCAGAGGTGTTGGCGTCGCAAGCAGCTTCCTCGCCGGGGTGCGTATgggttggtatgaagctggaggcTCAAGAATCTTGAACCCCTCCTGCGGTAACATGGCATCAAGCTCCTCATCAGTCAGAGGCCTGTTCCGCTCCTCAATGTCCCGCTCCAACCGCATGAGCTGCCACTGGTCCGGAGTCATCGCGCCACGAGCAATCTGTCCAGGTGTTGGCGTTGCAATGTTCTCTGCCCCGACCGGCGTACCACCAGGTGTCGCACTGCCCATACTCGCCGGCGTCTCGTCCCACCGCGACCTCTGCTTCTTGGGAGTCGGCGTGACAAGCCCACCAGGCAGCTTAGGAGTAGCATCCCACGCCCCAGAAGGAGTAATGCCACCGGCTGCAGGAGTTGCATCTGCATCAGCCATCCTCCCTGGAGTTGGTGTCTCATCCCATCTGTTCCTCCTCACGGACGGCGTCGTCGCATCTCCAACACGCCCAGGTGTGGCGTCCCAGCGTCCGATCCCAGGAGTTGCATCAGGTGCGTCCCAGTCCGAGGCGGTCTTCGCCTTCTTGgccccagcagcagcagcagcatcaccgTCCTGCGACTGATCCCACCGGTTGCGCCGCTTCGTCGTCaggcagccggcggcggcggctgctcagGTGCagcagccttctcctcctcctccgccctcttcttctTGGCGATCGCGCGCAGCACGTGCTCCCTCTCCTGCTGCACCTTGCTCTCGCGCATGGCGTCGCCGTAGGTCCGGACGGAGGGGTCCGGGGTGGCCTCCCCTGCCGCGAAGGGGTCGTGGCGCTGGGGCGAGATGATGcggtcgaggcggcggcggcggtagtcGTCCTCGCGGTCGACGATGCGCTGGGACCTCTTGGCGGGCgccccgtcgtcgtcgtccgaccgggggatgccggcggcggcggcgagggcgtgGCCCGTGTAGGAcgcgaggcggcgcgcggcggggttggcggaggcggaggcgggctcGGCGCTGTCGTCCTCGGAGGCCgggatggaggtgtcgtagcCGGCAAATCGGTCGGCGCCGCCGTAGAGGTCCTTGTCGAAGTTGACGGCGGAGACGGCCATGGGCGCGCCCGCCGCCAGGGCCTCCTCCAGCTTCCGCCGCTCGTCCTGCGCGCGCGCGAGCTCCGCGTCGATCCCGTCCATGGCGGTTGCGCGCGCGAGTTCGGGCTTCTATCGAGAAAGATTTGTTTTCCAGAAAGATTCTCGGGAAAAATTGGGTTTAATTTTCGAACAGAGCAAGCCACGTCTCCGGTATATATGAGGGATAAATATATACCGACTTCGAACAGAGCTCTAGGAATAATCCAGGCCGTTGGCTTTGGCCATGGAACGATCTGAGCCGTTGGATCAGGAAAAATCAGGAACCGCCTTATTTTTCACCGACGTTATGAACCGACTTTAAGTCAAACCGAATTTAAGTCAAACCGACTTCAAATCAAGTGCCGAATTCGGAAAGAAGTCGAACTGAAAGAAATTTTATTTATTTGACCTGGATTCGTGAGTGTCTATTATTCTCCGTCTACTCGTGCTCGTGGTGGCTTATTTGCAAATAAGGCCTTGAGATTGCAACCTCTCCAAATCAACTACCCCATCCAATCCCTAACCCCAATCCGCCGCCCCTCTTCCCCGatctccccggccgccgccgccgccgctcgccggcccaAACCCTCGCCAACCTTCTCAACCCCCTCCTCTCCGCGGCGGCGCGATGGGGAAGAGCGACTTCCTGACGCCGAAGGCGATCGCGAACCGGATCAAGGCCAAGGGGCTGCAGAAGCTGCGGTGGTACTGCCAGATGTGCCAGAAGCAGTGCCGCGACGAGAACGGCTTCAAGTGCCACTGCATGTCGGAGTCGCACCAGCGCCAGATGGCCATCTTCGGCCAGGCGCCCGACCGCATCGTCGACGGATTCTCCGACGAGTTCCTCGACGAGTTCCTCACGCTGCTCCGCCGCGCGCACCGCAGCTCCCGCGTCGCCGCAACCGTCATCTACAACGAGTTCATCGCCGACCGCAACCACGTGCACATGAACTCCACGCGCTGGCAGACGCTCACCGAGTTCGTCAAGTTCCTCGGCAAGGCGGGCCACGCCAAGGTCGAGGACACGCCCAAGGGATGGTTCATCACCTACATCGACAGGGACTCGGAGCAGGCCATCAAGGCCAGGCTCAAGCGCAAGAGGGTCAGGTCGGACCTCGCTGATGATGAGAGGCAGGAGCTCATGATTGCCCGGCAGATCGAGCGGGCACAGCGGGCACAGGCTGATTTTGGCGATGATGCCTCTCCTAATGCTGCAGAAGATGACGACCTCGGCAGCGAAGAAGATGATTATTCGGGATCAGAGGATGATGATCAAGAAGAGGAGGAGACCACCAATAACAAGCCGAAAGA includes:
- the LOC124685982 gene encoding KIN17-like protein, producing the protein MGKSDFLTPKAIANRIKAKGLQKLRWYCQMCQKQCRDENGFKCHCMSESHQRQMAIFGQAPDRIVDGFSDEFLDEFLTLLRRAHRSSRVAATVIYNEFIADRNHVHMNSTRWQTLTEFVKFLGKAGHAKVEDTPKGWFITYIDRDSEQAIKARLKRKRVRSDLADDERQELMIARQIERAQRAQADFGDDASPNAAEDDDLGSEEDDYSGSEDDDQEEEETTNNKPKEKIAIALQRAAPAPKVNPFDDKPKMKFGFEEEEETANKKGKATDARRSAIEDLMKEEEKAKERSNRKDYWLCPGIVVKVMSKTLADKGYYKQKGLVKRVVDKYVAEIEMLDSKHVLRVDQDELETVIPQIGGLVRIVNGAYRGSNARLLSVDTERFSAKLQVEKGLYDGKVLRAIEYEDICKIAQ